The following are from one region of the Arachis duranensis cultivar V14167 chromosome 10, aradu.V14167.gnm2.J7QH, whole genome shotgun sequence genome:
- the LOC107470634 gene encoding uncharacterized protein LOC107470634 has product MASSGNNNKILRETKSMSAAETTAAAAVEAVSSVKCYCCGLTEECTPRYIDRVRERYEGRWICGLCAEAVKEETLKSRRDISTDEALKRHVSFFQEFRSSSSSSGPQDLILAMKQLLLRSLDSSSSSSSPRSSGGGRRLGRSQSCFSSVNSGPTSQPNPHSQNRIVHGRDIREVLTTE; this is encoded by the coding sequence ATGGCCAGCAGcggcaataataataaaattctgaGAGAAACAAAGTCTATGTCAGCGGCCGAGACAACGGCCGCGGCAGCGGTGGAGGCAGTGTCGTCCGTGAAATGCTACTGCTGCGGGCTGACGGAGGAGTGCACGCCGCGCTACATCGACCGCGTGCGGGAGAGGTACGAAGGTCGGTGGATATGTGGACTGTGCGCGGAGGCGGTTAAGGAAGAAACGTTGAAGTCTCGGAGGGACATTAGCACCGATGAGGCGCTGAAGCGCCACGTAAGCTTCTTCCAAGAATTCAGGTCTTCGAGTTCGAGTTCGGGCCCTCAGGATTTGATCCTTGCAATGAAGCAACTCCTTCTGAGGTCTCtggattcatcttcttcttcttcgtcgcCGAGAAGTAGTGGCGGTGGAAGAAGACTTGGGAGATCTCAGAGTTGTTTTTCGAGCGTGAATAGTGGACCAACCTCGCAGCCAAATCCACACTCTCAGAATAGGATTGTACATGGTAGAGACATTAGAGAGGTATTGACCACTGAATAA
- the LOC107470660 gene encoding copper transporter 5.1, with translation MMHMTFYWGRYVTILFDSWKTDSWLSYALSLLACLVVAIFYQYLENRRIRLKLFAAGIPSSAAAPEIEAPLLRRKLAGERARLGVKVAGSVLFGVSSAIGYLLMLAVMSFNGGVFLAIVLGLAIGHFIFRNEGEASVVVDSSCACA, from the coding sequence ATGATGCACATGACCTTCTATTGGGGCAGGTACGTTACGATTCTCTTCGATTCGTGGAAGACCGATTCGTGGCTGAGTTACGCGCTGAGCTTGTTGGCGTGTCTCGTGGTCGCGATTTTCTACCAGTATCTTGAGAACCGCCGCATTCGCTTGAAGCTCTTCGCCGCAGGGATCCCATCTTCGGCGGCGGCGCCAGAGATCGAGGCGCCTCTACTGCGGCGGAAGTTGGCGGGGGAGAGAGCGAGGTTGGGAGTGAAGGTTGCGGGATCGGTGCTGTTTGGGGTGAGCTCGGCGATCGGGTATTTGCTGATGCTGGCGGTGATGTCATTCAACGGTGGGGTGTTTCTGGCCATCGTTTTGGGTCTTGCAATTGGCCATTTCATTTTCAGGAATGAGGGTGAAGCTTCCGTTGTTGTTGATAGTTCTTGTGCCTGTGCTTAA
- the LOC107470659 gene encoding G-protein coupled receptor 1, with product MASSAAVAGVLSAHDRQILTAVNTGASSLSFVGSGFIVLCYVLFKELRKFSFKLVFYLALSDMLCSFFSIVGDPAKGFFCYAQGYSTHFFCVASFLWTTTIAFTLHRTVVRHKADVEELEAIFHLYVWGTSLVMTVIRSFGNDHRHFGIWCWTQTGRTGKAVHFVTFYTPLWGAILYNGLTYFQVIRMLNNATRMAVGISDRLYVPDARDNMKSLNRWGYYPLILIGSWAFGTINLIHDFIEPGHKIFWLSFLDVGMAALMGLFNSIAYGLNSSVRRAICERMDMFLPERVCRWLPNNFKYRNQQQENELVSLKIEDK from the exons ATGGCGAGCTCGGCCGCGGTCGCCGGCGTTCTATCGGCGCACGATCGCCAGATTCTGACAGCTGTGAATACCGGAGCCTCCAGCCTTTCGTTTGTGGGTTCAGGCTTCATCGTGCTCTGCTACGTTCTCTTCAAGGAACTTCGCAAGTTTtctttcaagcttgttttctaCCTTGCCCTCTCC GATATGCTTTGCAGTTTCTTCAGCATAGTAGG GGACCCAGCCAAAGGTTTCTTCTGCTATGCTCAAGGCTATAGCACGCATTTCTTTTGTGTGGCGTCTTTCCTGTGGACTACAACAATTGCTTTTACTCTTCATCGAACTGTAGTTAGGCACAAAGCTGATGTTGAAGAATTGGAGGCAATCTTTCACCTGTATGTATGGG GTACTTCACTGGTTATGACAGTGATCCGCTCCTTTGGTAATGACCATAGACATTTCGGCATATGGTGTTGGACTCAAACAGGCCGCACAGGGAAG GCAGTTCATTTTGTAACATTTTACACACCTCTCTGGGGTGCAATTTTATACAACGGGCTTACATACTTTCAAGTAATACGCATGCTGAATAACGCAACCCGT ATGGCAGTTGGTATCTCAGACCGACTTTATGTTCCAGATGCAAGAGATAACATGAAG TCTCTGAATCGATGGGGATACTATCCACTGATTCTAATTGGATCATGGGCATTTGGCACTATTAACCTTATTCATGATTTTATTGAGCCTGGCCATAAGATATTTTGGCTGTCATTTCTTGACGTTGGAATGGCTGCCCTTATG GGCCTCTTCAACTCAATTGCATATGGCCTCAATTCTTCAGTTCGTCGTGCAATTTGTGAAAGAATGGACAT GTTCTTACCAGAGAGAGTCTGCAGATGGCTGCCAAACAATTTCAAGTACAGGAACCAGCAGCAAGAAAATGAACTGGTCTCCttaaaaattgaagataaatAA